The sequence below is a genomic window from Hippocampus zosterae strain Florida chromosome 7, ASM2543408v3, whole genome shotgun sequence.
AacgcatacttcatttttttttcaggcttacCTGACTATGCCACCGCTGTCTCTCACTTTGTCCACCAGGTGAACGTAGCGCGCCCTGGTGGGCACGTCCTGGTGCCTGCAGGACGCCATAACGAGCAGTGAGCACAGAATTCACACCGActacatttgtgagtaaatcGAGATAAAATTATCCTTATTTTACTGTATAGAATTTTGCTGAGACTTTTGTTTGTGTGGCAAGACAAGATATATTTGGGGGGACATAAAATGTGGCCCTGTGAAGGTTGAGAAACACCAGTGTATGTTATTTACCTGAAAAGCTTATCGCTGACCAAGAGAGTGTCAACGGCAAGGGCGTCGGCAGCCTGTTCCACATGAGCGAGTCTGTGAGGGAGCGCAAGTTTGTCACTAAACGCAACAACGGTCAAAAAGCAACACGATCTACTCATGCTTACCCATAAAAAGCTCTATTCGGTTCATGTTGGAGCATCTTGTAGAAGTCCTCCAGGGCTTTCACCTCTCCGGCAGCCTGGAATTCAAAGAatcgcattgaaaaaaaagtttaccggTAATCTccacacagtatattattgaaacaAAAGACTGTCACCTTGGTATCTGACAGCCTGTTTGTCACTGTGGGGTCGGAGAGGATTtctgcaaaacaacaagcggtATTACAGCCACATGGGGGCAGCATAATACACAAATGCACATTGAGCCGTCACAGCTTCTCTGTAAGATGCAGCCCGTCttctcagaggataaagaatatatgcatgtccatatttcttttctaTTACGACACACAATACGCTCCCATGTAAAACCTGCCAATGCTCAGCTCTTATAAGACTGCCCCTTTTTACCTTTGAGTGAGTACTTGTGACCGGATGACGAGTGGACCATCATGAATTTGGGTCGGTTCTCCAGCAGCACCTTGTTGTCATGTCGCACAGCCTCTTTATAGAGATATGTCATGAACTGGTCCTTCACGAAACCCGGACTGGCTACCAGGATGCATTTCACCACTGAGTAAAAAGCAACCACTTTAAGATCACAATACTCACCAAAAAAATTGAGATGAAGCTAAAATGCACTTGTCCCGAATGTTTGGTGAGTAGCGAAACAGAAGAAAAGTCTCACCATCAAAATTAACGTGGCGAAGTATGGCCTGCATGACAGCATCGTAGAACCTTTCCAGAGCCTGTGAGGAGATGCCAACGGACCTCGCATACATGTAATGCGtgcgttaaaaaaacaaaaacaaaaaaaaaacggaaacacagaCGCACCTTTTCATGCTGGGTGCAGCTTCCCCTTCGCTTGCGAGGAATGGTGAGCTCCACTTTGGCCCGCAGAAGTGTCATGGCGGGGGTCACCAGCACCAGGTTGGCCAGACCCTCCTGCATCACCACCGCGGCCACGTCCGCTTTCTGCGTGGGGTCGCACGCCTCGTCTGCGGCGCGGTCCACACGACGGTCGTATTGTGCCAAAgttacattttcaacattgaGAACACGCAGGAGCCGCTTACCGATTCTGGCCAACACAACACTGTCCCAGCTCTTTTTAGCAAGTGTGAACTTCCTGTTCAGCTCCAGCTCAATAGTGTGGTACGCCCCCATCTGATGAGTGAAGAACACCACATAAGTACACCATAACATTTATGTactgaaaaaatatgaatattggtGTTTCGCTAAGCAAAAAGGACGCTTCCTTCTTAAGGCGACTTTTGACATGTCTGGAGGAAATCTGTTCATTAGCGCTGCTGACCTTGACATACTGGTTCTCCTCGATGTTGGTGCCCTTGACTCTGAGCTGGCAGGCCTGTGTGTCAAAGTCGATGGTCTCCACGCATAACGTCAAAGTCGTCCGCACCCTGGAGCTGCCCACGCTTCCGGTAGTGGATTCCGTCTGTACTTTTCTGCGGggtcagaaaaaaatggcagtgcAGACTTTGCGGCCAACCCAACTCCAGCTGATGACGCCACCCTGATCTAAGGCTGCGACAATTAATCAAATAACGTGAGTAATTCGATTTCCATAAAACATTgaagcaaaatgtcaaatttggaCGTCTGCAGATGAGGTTTGTTTCACATGTTACCTGACAAGGACAGAGTaagtaaaaatatttgaaaatatatcCATGTGATATAGGCAATACATTGGAATTGGTAACTGGGACCTGCAAATCCAGCCGTTTGCGTCACAACTTGCGGTATAcaaatgtttgtacagtgtacCTTATGGTGGATGCTCTCAAACTGTCCCCCTGTTGCAGCAGGTTGTAGGTGTGCCACATATCTTCTGCTTCCTCGGGAATCAGAGTCACCTGACTGCAAGAGTCAGTAAACGCAATTTATATAGCATCCCTTCAGCATTTGGTTTGTTTACAGTTAAGTTAATATGCTAGCTGGCGAGACGTCCAACAGCCTGGTTTTTGCATGAGAATCAACATCTTCCCTCTCCGTAGATGTGTTATTTTCGTTACCAAATGTCAACAAACGTGCTGGCAAGCGGCACGTGGTCAACAGCTGTAAAAATAAGCTAGCTACACCTGCAAGCTACGTTAGCTTGCCAGGCATCTCACTCACCCGGCATTATCTTTTTCAATATCTCTATGGAGCAGCTTCATTGTCGCTGTTGTTCCACACGCTTTTTCTAAAGAAAATGCTGTAGATTCACCAAGGCTTATGAGCGTACGGCCTCATGGTGATCGCTGTCAGCTTGACAAAGATTTGGTTCGAACAGGaagagaaacaaaatgaaaagtggTCGCCTCCGCGTGTGACGGAATCAACTCAACAACAACTGAATGGGCGGTGACAACCGGGTAACACAGATAACATACGTTCAGGCCCCGCCGAACACTGAGTCGTACGCCATATTGGAGGTGGTTCgtgcagaaaagaaaagtgtTGAATTTGTTGTTTCTCAACTACGTCTAAAACGTTTTGGCATACAGTCTATCAGGGGTCAACAATCTTTTTCATAGAAAGCTTATTCTTGGacactgattaatgtgaagcgATGGCAGTTTCATATGCAATTATGAAATAACAAATCAATAATTAATGGTATTCATCTATATGCACATAGATGTGTATCAACAATGATTTCACAAGTTAAGAAACAGATATCACCATGCAACCCTTTTAAACAATCCCTATACATGTTTACATTTTCCAATAATTACTTCTACAACATACCTGGAATATCACAATGTGCCGCCACTTGTGAACTATTTTTGGAATTACTCTCACGCTACTCGCGTGGTCTTTGGTGACGGCTGGCCTTTCTAAATTATTTAATAATGAAATTTGACAGAGGCATTAGGTTTGTGATTGCATTTTAACTATGCAAAGCACTTTGTGATTCCTCCCTCTGAAAAGTGCTCTCTTGATAAACTAGGAATCGTGATTCAAGTTTAGGGGAAGAgctgccacatccaatatggcgcaGACGTCCACAAATAATTTATTGCTAAAGACGTGGCTACTCATGAACATCTATACATCTGAGTCTTTGCGCTATAGTTTGCAAAGAGGCGTCCTTTTTGTGCTTAATGAAACTTTATTGAcacatgattattttatttgacctCTTGGCGACAGACGACTGACGTCACACACATCCTCAAGTGTGGACAAGCACAGTAAACAGAATTAATGGTAATGTTGGGTCATTGCATCATCGCGAGTCGCTCACTCGTCTCCCATTATTGGCGCACCCGCGGGTGCCGCTTCATACAGGaaggacaacaaacaaaaagcacttaaaaTATAGATGAGTTAACATAAATACGACGTAGCTGAGTGGGTAAATATACCACAGCGTCCATATACGACCAAATTCGATGAATGGTTACCATTTCAATTATTGATTTGTTTCGTGTGAGTAAATGCTAACAGACACGAGAAACGACCGATGCACGAGAATACTGAATCCCGCTCATCCCGCCTCGTCGCCGAACGGACCAATCGGAGATCATCATATTGTACGGCCACTTCCGCCCAACCTTTCACGCGAACTCTCATTCAGTCGTCTTTTTTTGGTCCACGGCATGGTGCTAAGCAGCCACGGCAGAAACACCAAAATCCATCGACAATCCCGTTTGAATTTGGATCCCTCCAGAGAAATAGTTGACTCTGTTCAGTTTCTCAAGTGAATGTCAGCTATTCCGTATTGAGCGACACCGGTAGAAGGCCGTTTGGCTTGCCCATTCTTCCCCAAGGTTAGCTAGCTCACTGGCTAACGATAGCCGATTAAGCGCTATCGCAAAATTAGCtgatctgaaaaaaaaggaaaacagtcaCCCAGGAGTCCGCTGTCACTTACTACTACGCCGTTGGCTCGTAGGTATTTGTCAAAATAGTAAAAGGCTATCATGGCGGAGGCCGACAAACTGAACATCGATTCCATCATTCAACGTCTGCTGGAAGGTAAGACTTCGATCATTTCCACCGAGGTAGCCATTTTAGCTAAGTTTACAAGCTGAATTAACGATGCACCGTATGAATTCTTACTACTTACTACATTTATTTCTGTTACTGCACAAAAATTGGCAATCGTGTttcactaacacaaaaatgtttttttaatcaatttagtTTAGCAAAACGGAGCTATTTTCTCACCATTAACGTGTGCTTGAGATGCATTAAAACAATGTAAAGATTCGCGGCACCCTCCTAAACTACGACGAAAACAACGGGTGCAATCACTTGAGTCTACTACTAATCATTAGCGCTTTTCTGCGTCGACTGAACGATGTACATACAGGCCATGGTTGCGACCCACCTTTGTAGAAGTTAACAAATCACTATAGGTATTGTTCAAAAATGGCGTTTGAACATTTTGACGTCTTATTTTAAACCCATCTATACGTCCCACACACGAAATGAATGAGAATCACCGCTTCACAACACAGATTGTATTATCTATTAATGTATTGAATGGTATTAAAagttatactttttaaaatgtacagtatatgttaatGTTATTAGTCAGAGGTTTTCTTGTTGATTGCTCCCCCCTGCTGTCCTCTACCCTGGGTTTCAGTGAAAGGCTCCAGACCTGGCAAAAACGTCCAGCTGACAGAGAATGAAATCCGGGGTCTCTGCCTCAAATCCAGGGAGATCTTCCTCAGCCAGCCAATCCTGCTTGAACTCGAGGCGCCTCTCAAGATTTGTGGTCAGACTTTGGGTTTTGGGGATGTTGGGACGGATACTCGTTAGTGTTCAATCCTGAGGAAACTGTGATTACGCGACTAAATCTGTCTGCTGTACTCCAATATATTATGGAGGTTATGTGACGGAGCCTCCCCACGATATAGaaagacctttaaaaaaaataagaagctCAGCATGCGTACTTCAACCCGTTTGTCGCTCCCCGTTACTGTAAAACTGACCCATAAAACGAAAAGGAATTAAACTGTACGTTTAACCATGTTTGCATCAAAAGGGGATGTTCACGGGCAGTACTATGACCTGCTGAGGCTTTTCGAGTACGGCGGCTTCCCACCGGAGAGCAACTACCTGTTCCTGGGAGACTATGTGGACCGAGGCAAGCAGTCGCTTGAGACCATCTGCTTGTTGTTGGCGTACAAGATCAAATACCCAGAAAACTTCTTTCTGCTGAGGGGAAACCACGAGTGTGCCTCCATTAATAGGATATATGGCTTCTATGATGAGTGTGAGtacccccactccccccttttttttctaatctcaCTGAATCACATAATGGACGGCTGAGTCGATCGCAACATGTTGAACAAGCAGAAGAAGTAATGAAGTAAATATCACTCTCAACCTCATATTAACAGCACAGGCAGTTTCCACGCAAAATGATAATGTTGCTAACTGTCATCCAAGTGTAATGGCAAGTTGGCTAATGTCAAAAAAAGGTGAAACACGCCTGGAAGACACGAGATTGAGTtaagtggaaagaaaaaaatgggtgaCAAACCTCTTGGGGCATTTTCTGTGCTTGTCATCTTTAGTCATGCTTCCTGGTGCGGACTATTTCTGTAAGCACCTGTTTTATCAGATGAATTTTGCACGTGCAATTGATTCAAGTTGGTGCTAAATTGCAGCAGTTTGACACATTAGCAAATCATGTGTTTCACTTCCTCCTAATCCTTTTCGAATGTGTacaatttaatgttattttaaatgttggtttgtgatcttaattttttttgtctgtttagtTGTTTATTTCTTATGTCATGTTGATAATACATCATTCACACATTGTGTGTCAAAGACGGAAAGGTGTTTAGTCACTGTTATCGGTCGTTGTGttcattgaattattatttttcaaaagtactgACGGTATCAGAACGCGGTATCGGTCGGTTCTCAAAAGTGAATGCTCGTGCTGATACATGCTCTTACGTGATTATCGGCATAGCGGAAAAATAGCATCACTTAAGTTCTGTTCGGCCTTGGGCCTTCCGCCGTTCCGAATTTAGAAGAGATGCTTCAAGTTTGAGTTTCCACTTGCACACAGAAGCAAGAAGGTTGTTCTCAATCGACAGTGTGCGCTCATCAGTGGTAGTAGACTGCCAGCTTGAAGCTACACGTGCTCCCAGGCGACACAGCGTGATCAAGCAATGTGAGCCTGCCTGATGTTTACAGCCCACATTACGTAAAGCACTTTATTATTAATGTGATGCAACAGGGTGTGTCTTGACCAATTTTATTAGCATCTagataagagttttttttttctttttgggtccACAGGTAAGAGACGGTACAACATAAAGCTGTGGAAGACCTTCACTGACTGTTTCAACTGTTTGCCCGTCGCCGCCATTGTTGACGAGAAGATCTTCTGTTGCCATGGAGGTAGTCTCACGAGAACAAACTAGACGCGCAGTTGTCGCCGCTGGCTGTTTACTGTCAACACCGCCGTCGGTCGACCTTTGAGGCCTACCCGGTGCCAttgtcatttgtgtttgacTCACAACTGCGGAGTCACACTTATCTTGTCGAGGCAATTATGCATTTTGAAAGTTTTCCGTTTTGTTTGAATCCGAAGGACCCTGTTCGGGCCCCAATAATCCAAAAGCTGTCATATGAAGAAGTCAAAGGCGAAGATTTTGACAACTAGgtgaaaaaagacaacaaaagatgCCCTTTctctccccaaaaaaatgatgactgtttttgacaaaatagaccgtcccaaaaaaatcatcatgttATGATAgatgtgtattttgttttcatgggaAGAAAGTAGCATTTTACTAtctgaatttaattttttttttttcatgaaaaccaACAAGTATTTGATCACACCAATATGTATTGTGACTGAGCAAGATTATATCTGACCTGCTGGAAATTTAGCAGGCACTCGCTCGCTTAATTTTTGTCTGTTCTAACATAGGACTTACTTGAATGGTCGCAGTCGGGAGTCGTTTTGTGTTAGAACATGGACCAAGTTACTATTTGAAGTCttccttaacaaaaaaaaaaaaagtcggttcTGGAGCAGCTCGATCATCTGTCTCAACCATAAACACACATGTAGCCGAATATGTAAACAGACGACCGTGATAATCGCTAGGGTAACCCCCCCATCTGATCATGTGCTGTTCCGTTGGACGGCAAACGCAGCGAACCATTTGCTCGCCGGATGTCATCGCGCGTGCCTCCCCTTTGGCCATCAATGTCCCTGTGTTTCTGGCAGGACTGTCTCCGGATCTGCAGTCTATGGAGCAGGTGCGAAGGGTCATGCGCCCCACCGACGTGCCCGACCAGGGTCTCCTATGCGACCTGTTGTGGGCCGACCCCGACAAGGACGTATTGGGCTGGGGCGAGAACGACCGTGGCGTCTCCTTCACCTTCGGCGCCGACGTGGTCACCAAGTTCCTCCACAAGCACGACATGGACCTCATCTGCCGAGCCCATCAGGTCGGTTGGTCTCAGGCGTGGATAATTGTCTTGGggatttacattccaaaaatagatATCATTTATTGCATCAAATAACTGGCTAATTTCCCCCAAATTCAGGCTGTGGCCTTggtgccatctggtggcatccATAGGCAATTCAAGTGAGGTACAAACCTTTTTAGGCGACCGTCAAGTTCTCGCCCATATTTGTTTgccaatttttttctcttcattttactACAATACAACAAAGAATGAAAGTAAACGTTCCATATGCAGGATGTTTATTCTCCCTTTGATTAAATGGATTGAGTTATTTCAAATCAAATGCGTCCTGGTTTGGACTCATTCCCAACCCTCATGTAAATGTGAGGAAATGAAGTCTGGCCTCTGCCAACAGGTGGCAGCAGATTGTCCCTTCCCTTCTGTCCTTTTGGCAACTTCATTTCAGTTCTTTCAAGCCAAAAAGTATACCTCTGAACAATCGCGTCCTAAATGGTGTTCATATTCCTCAATACGAACCGGTTATGTGGATTTCAGGTGGTCGAGGACGGCTACGAGTTCTTTGCCAAGAGGCAGCTGGTCACGCTGTTTTCAGCCCCCAACTACTGCGGGGAGTTTGACAATGCCGGAGCCATGATGAGCGTGGACGAGACCCTGATGTGCTCGTTCCAGGTGAGCAAGCAGAAGATCCCCTCAACAAATTGAGTTGGGTGGCAACTCGGTCAGGGACGGCATTTTCAGAGAAACCTCCTATTTCACATGTGCCTCAATAGATGTGGAAACGGcttttaatatatattatatatattttaatattcatTTGTGTTAATTGGAGGACTTgctctttgctctttttttcctcctttgccAGATTCTCAAGCCCGCAGACAAGAAGCTGTTCtacggcgggggcgggggcatgGGCTCCGGACGTCCCGTCACCCCCCCGAGAAAAGCTAAGAAATGACCGCAGTCGCGGGCCCTTGACCTTTGTCCCCTTCTTTCCTGCCCTCTCTACCTCTCCTTTCTTTCACCAAACAGCCAGAAATCAAACCTTTACCCAGGGctcccccctctcccccttttttttttacctgtactTCTTAAAACATTTAATGTTACAAATTGTCTGAACGAATGACGCCCCCCTGTGCCAGTGAATGTTAAAATGCTGGGCAAGTTGTGCGTGTGGTGTGAGAGTATTAGAGATTTCTACTCCCCC
It includes:
- the pelo gene encoding protein pelota homolog isoform X1, whose protein sequence is MKLLHRDIEKDNAGQVTLIPEEAEDMWHTYNLLQQGDSLRASTIRKVQTESTTGSVGSSRVRTTLTLCVETIDFDTQACQLRVKGTNIEENQYVKMGAYHTIELELNRKFTLAKKSWDSVVLARIDEACDPTQKADVAAVVMQEGLANLVLVTPAMTLLRAKVELTIPRKRRGSCTQHEKALERFYDAVMQAILRHVNFDVVKCILVASPGFVKDQFMTYLYKEAVRHDNKVLLENRPKFMMVHSSSGHKYSLKEILSDPTVTNRLSDTKAAGEVKALEDFYKMLQHEPNRAFYGLAHVEQAADALAVDTLLVSDKLFRHQDVPTRARYVHLVDKVRDSGGIVRIFSSLHVSGEQLTQLSGVAAILRFPIADISEGEDDSSSEDD
- the pelo gene encoding protein pelota homolog isoform X2, producing MKLLHRDIEKDNAGKVQTESTTGSVGSSRVRTTLTLCVETIDFDTQACQLRVKGTNIEENQYVKMGAYHTIELELNRKFTLAKKSWDSVVLARIDEACDPTQKADVAAVVMQEGLANLVLVTPAMTLLRAKVELTIPRKRRGSCTQHEKALERFYDAVMQAILRHVNFDVVKCILVASPGFVKDQFMTYLYKEAVRHDNKVLLENRPKFMMVHSSSGHKYSLKEILSDPTVTNRLSDTKAAGEVKALEDFYKMLQHEPNRAFYGLAHVEQAADALAVDTLLVSDKLFRHQDVPTRARYVHLVDKVRDSGGIVRIFSSLHVSGEQLTQLSGVAAILRFPIADISEGEDDSSSEDD
- the ppp1cab gene encoding protein phosphatase 1, catalytic subunit, alpha isozyme b, whose translation is MAEADKLNIDSIIQRLLEVKGSRPGKNVQLTENEIRGLCLKSREIFLSQPILLELEAPLKICGDVHGQYYDLLRLFEYGGFPPESNYLFLGDYVDRGKQSLETICLLLAYKIKYPENFFLLRGNHECASINRIYGFYDECKRRYNIKLWKTFTDCFNCLPVAAIVDEKIFCCHGGLSPDLQSMEQVRRVMRPTDVPDQGLLCDLLWADPDKDVLGWGENDRGVSFTFGADVVTKFLHKHDMDLICRAHQVVEDGYEFFAKRQLVTLFSAPNYCGEFDNAGAMMSVDETLMCSFQILKPADKKLFYGGGGGMGSGRPVTPPRKAKK